A section of the Myxocyprinus asiaticus isolate MX2 ecotype Aquarium Trade chromosome 40, UBuf_Myxa_2, whole genome shotgun sequence genome encodes:
- the LOC127430596 gene encoding stromelysin-3-like isoform X1, translated as MMRCAQLLAALLYCLVCIHSLPVPEGKNSHRYKAAVDWSQKTHHHGLKKRGRLHHVQDTLSEDFGSKRVQSHLSVPKNGTELWNRPRCGVPDYPLQKGGSAFHYSSHKEGLLGGHHRQKRFVLFGGRWDKTDLTYKIMRTPWQMSLEKVRHVLREALQVWSDVTPLTFTEVTSSRADIMIDFNRYWHGDNLPFDGPGGILAHAFFPRTYREGDIHFDYDESWTVGNSMGTDLLQVAAHEFGHVLGLQHSMEPGAVMSPFYTFSYPLQLSEDDKRGIQSLYGSKHSDEKIEKERPPKVTETNEVESTMPDVCQTDFDAVSMIRGELFFFKSGYVWRIRNGKLQAGYPALASRHWRGIPDNIDAAFEDKSGNIWLFQGQSYWVFDAERQITGPDSVQRLGLTVTDIQAALMWGEDKAQKIYFFKSGSYWRFNPLENRVDTTNARSMRDWRGIPNDIDAAFQDCYGFAHFLKGNQYWKFDPVEVRVLEGYPRYIGMDFFGCSASLY; from the exons ATGATGCGATGCGCTCAGCTCCTCGCAGCACTGTTATACTGCTTAGTGTGCATACATTCTCTACCGGTGCCAGAAGGAAAAAACAGCCACAGGTACAAAGCTGCTGTG GACTGGTCTCAAAAGACCCATCACCATGGCCTGAAGAAAAGGGGGAGACTTCATCATGTTCAGGATACTCTGAGTGAAGACTTTGGCAGTAAGAGAGTGCAGTCACACTTGTCTGTTCCCAAGAATGGCACTGAGCTCTGGAACAGACCTCGCTGTGGAGTCCCAGACTACCCACTACAGAAGGGGGGGAGCGCCTTTCATTACTCTTCCCACAAAGAAGGCTTGCTTGGGGGCCATCATCGACAAAAACGCTTTGTTTTGTTTGGAGGACGCTGGGACAAAACAGACCTCACCTACAA GATCATGCGCACCCCTTGGCAGATGAGTTTAGAGAAAGTCAGACATGTGCTGCGAGAGGCGCTGCAGGTCTGGAGTGACGTCACCCCTCTCACCTTTACTGAGGTCACCAGCAGCCGGGCGGATATCATGATCGATTTCAACAG GTACTGGCATGGAGACAATCTTCCTTTCGATGGCCCAGGAGGAATTCTTGCCCATGCCTTTTTCCCCCGAACGTATAGGGAGGGAGATATTCACTTTGACTATGATGAGTCTTGGACGGTGGGCAACAGTATGG GTACAGACCTCCTTCAAGTGGCTGCTCATGAGTTTGGTCATGTTTTAGGATTGCAGCACTCCATGGAACCAGGCGCAGTGATGTCTCCTTTCTACACCTTCTCCTACCCGCTCCAACTGAGTGAGGATGACAAGCGGGGCATACAGTCCCTGTATGGGTCAAAACACTCAGATGAGAAAATAGAGAAGGAGAGGCCACCTAAAGTCACAGAAACCAATGAGGTTGAAAGCACAATG CCTGATGTTTGCCAAACAGACTTCGATGCAGTATCTATGATCCGAGGCGAGCTGTTTTTCTTCAAGTCGGGTTATGTATGGCGGATCCGTAATGGTAAACTCCAGGCTGGATATCCTGCTCTGGCATCCAGGCACTGGAGAGGAATCCCAGACAACATTGATGCTGCTTTTGAAGACAAGTCTGGAAATATCTGGCTCTTCCAAG GCCAGAGTTACTGGGTGTTTGACGCAGAGCGGCAGATCACTGGCCCAGACTCAGTACAGCGGCTGGGTCTAACAGTGACTGACATTCAGGCAGCCCTTATGTGGGGAGAAGACAAGGCCCAGAAGATCTACTTCTTCAAGTCAGGAAGCTACTGGCGTTTCAACCCGTTGGAAAACCGCGTAGACACAACCAACGCTCGCAGCATGAGGGACTGGAGAGGCATACCGAATGACATAGACGCTGCTTTCCAGGACTGTTATG GATTTGCCCACTTCTTAAAAGGAAATCAGTACTGGAAGTTCGACCCAGTGGAAGTGCGGGTGCTAGAGGGATATCCGCGCTACATCGGCATGGATTTCTTCGGTTGCTCTGCCTCCCTGTATTGA
- the LOC127430596 gene encoding stromelysin-3-like isoform X2, translating into MRSAPRSTVILLSVHTFSTGARRKKQPQDWSQKTHHHGLKKRGRLHHVQDTLSEDFGSKRVQSHLSVPKNGTELWNRPRCGVPDYPLQKGGSAFHYSSHKEGLLGGHHRQKRFVLFGGRWDKTDLTYKIMRTPWQMSLEKVRHVLREALQVWSDVTPLTFTEVTSSRADIMIDFNRYWHGDNLPFDGPGGILAHAFFPRTYREGDIHFDYDESWTVGNSMGTDLLQVAAHEFGHVLGLQHSMEPGAVMSPFYTFSYPLQLSEDDKRGIQSLYGSKHSDEKIEKERPPKVTETNEVESTMPDVCQTDFDAVSMIRGELFFFKSGYVWRIRNGKLQAGYPALASRHWRGIPDNIDAAFEDKSGNIWLFQGQSYWVFDAERQITGPDSVQRLGLTVTDIQAALMWGEDKAQKIYFFKSGSYWRFNPLENRVDTTNARSMRDWRGIPNDIDAAFQDCYGFAHFLKGNQYWKFDPVEVRVLEGYPRYIGMDFFGCSASLY; encoded by the exons ATGCGCTCAGCTCCTCGCAGCACTGTTATACTGCTTAGTGTGCATACATTCTCTACCGGTGCCAGAAGGAAAAAACAGCCACAG GACTGGTCTCAAAAGACCCATCACCATGGCCTGAAGAAAAGGGGGAGACTTCATCATGTTCAGGATACTCTGAGTGAAGACTTTGGCAGTAAGAGAGTGCAGTCACACTTGTCTGTTCCCAAGAATGGCACTGAGCTCTGGAACAGACCTCGCTGTGGAGTCCCAGACTACCCACTACAGAAGGGGGGGAGCGCCTTTCATTACTCTTCCCACAAAGAAGGCTTGCTTGGGGGCCATCATCGACAAAAACGCTTTGTTTTGTTTGGAGGACGCTGGGACAAAACAGACCTCACCTACAA GATCATGCGCACCCCTTGGCAGATGAGTTTAGAGAAAGTCAGACATGTGCTGCGAGAGGCGCTGCAGGTCTGGAGTGACGTCACCCCTCTCACCTTTACTGAGGTCACCAGCAGCCGGGCGGATATCATGATCGATTTCAACAG GTACTGGCATGGAGACAATCTTCCTTTCGATGGCCCAGGAGGAATTCTTGCCCATGCCTTTTTCCCCCGAACGTATAGGGAGGGAGATATTCACTTTGACTATGATGAGTCTTGGACGGTGGGCAACAGTATGG GTACAGACCTCCTTCAAGTGGCTGCTCATGAGTTTGGTCATGTTTTAGGATTGCAGCACTCCATGGAACCAGGCGCAGTGATGTCTCCTTTCTACACCTTCTCCTACCCGCTCCAACTGAGTGAGGATGACAAGCGGGGCATACAGTCCCTGTATGGGTCAAAACACTCAGATGAGAAAATAGAGAAGGAGAGGCCACCTAAAGTCACAGAAACCAATGAGGTTGAAAGCACAATG CCTGATGTTTGCCAAACAGACTTCGATGCAGTATCTATGATCCGAGGCGAGCTGTTTTTCTTCAAGTCGGGTTATGTATGGCGGATCCGTAATGGTAAACTCCAGGCTGGATATCCTGCTCTGGCATCCAGGCACTGGAGAGGAATCCCAGACAACATTGATGCTGCTTTTGAAGACAAGTCTGGAAATATCTGGCTCTTCCAAG GCCAGAGTTACTGGGTGTTTGACGCAGAGCGGCAGATCACTGGCCCAGACTCAGTACAGCGGCTGGGTCTAACAGTGACTGACATTCAGGCAGCCCTTATGTGGGGAGAAGACAAGGCCCAGAAGATCTACTTCTTCAAGTCAGGAAGCTACTGGCGTTTCAACCCGTTGGAAAACCGCGTAGACACAACCAACGCTCGCAGCATGAGGGACTGGAGAGGCATACCGAATGACATAGACGCTGCTTTCCAGGACTGTTATG GATTTGCCCACTTCTTAAAAGGAAATCAGTACTGGAAGTTCGACCCAGTGGAAGTGCGGGTGCTAGAGGGATATCCGCGCTACATCGGCATGGATTTCTTCGGTTGCTCTGCCTCCCTGTATTGA